Proteins encoded within one genomic window of Fuerstiella sp.:
- a CDS encoding type II secretion system F family protein: MPTFQYEAMDSTGLEVKDTIDAPSEAEAQTIIREKGFYVTKIREQERKKKAEAAKQKTDNRRKAFTIGGVKSKQLTMFTRQLSTLQDAGLPVLRSLRILEGQNRPGALKNALMDVIEDIESGQTLSEAMTKQPKAFNNLYCNMVKAGEAGGALEVILQRLAEFQEKAQSLKRKIIGAMIYPAAVISVAVGIVSFIMVFIIPKFKEIFEGFDLDLPVMTQVLISCSDIVAKYWYMIFIVPIAFWLFIKIVKKNKTGAFVADWVSLRLPLLGKILHMGVIARVTRTLGTLIASGVPILEGLLIARDTSGNAVFVRAFDNIYTAIREGETIAVPLKEAKIVDDLVVNMVDVGEETGALDDMLYKVADVYDEEVEVRVEGLVSLLEPIMVVVLGLIVGFIVIALFLPLVQLLNSLS; encoded by the coding sequence ATGCCAACGTTCCAGTATGAAGCGATGGACAGTACAGGGCTTGAGGTCAAAGACACCATTGATGCCCCTTCGGAAGCTGAAGCTCAGACCATTATTCGTGAAAAGGGCTTTTACGTTACCAAGATTCGCGAACAGGAGCGAAAAAAGAAGGCTGAGGCCGCGAAGCAGAAGACAGACAACCGCAGAAAAGCGTTCACGATTGGCGGGGTAAAATCCAAGCAGCTCACAATGTTCACCCGTCAGCTGTCAACACTGCAGGACGCCGGGTTGCCGGTACTGCGAAGTCTCAGAATTCTGGAAGGTCAGAACAGGCCGGGCGCATTGAAAAATGCCTTAATGGATGTCATCGAAGACATTGAATCCGGCCAAACGCTTTCGGAGGCCATGACAAAGCAGCCAAAGGCATTCAACAACCTCTACTGCAACATGGTAAAAGCCGGTGAAGCCGGCGGTGCCCTGGAAGTGATTCTGCAGCGACTTGCTGAATTCCAGGAAAAGGCCCAGTCGCTAAAGCGGAAGATTATTGGGGCCATGATTTATCCGGCGGCAGTGATCAGCGTGGCAGTCGGAATCGTGTCATTCATCATGGTGTTCATCATTCCGAAGTTCAAAGAGATTTTTGAAGGCTTTGATCTCGACCTGCCCGTAATGACGCAGGTGCTCATCAGCTGCAGTGACATTGTCGCCAAGTACTGGTACATGATCTTCATCGTACCCATCGCGTTTTGGTTGTTCATTAAGATTGTGAAAAAGAACAAGACCGGGGCATTCGTCGCTGACTGGGTCTCGTTACGCCTCCCGCTCCTTGGCAAAATTTTACATATGGGGGTGATTGCGCGCGTGACCCGAACCCTTGGAACATTGATTGCCTCAGGTGTTCCGATTCTGGAGGGCCTGCTCATCGCCCGCGATACATCGGGAAATGCGGTGTTTGTGCGGGCATTCGACAACATTTACACGGCCATTCGCGAGGGGGAAACCATCGCGGTCCCGTTGAAAGAAGCAAAAATTGTTGACGACCTGGTGGTCAACATGGTGGATGTCGGAGAAGAAACGGGGGCCCTGGACGACATGCTGTACAAGGTCGCCGATGTGTACGACGAAGAGGTAGAAGTCCGTGTGGAAGGCCTGGTGAGTCTGCTGGAACCGATCATGGTGGTGGTGTTGGGGCTGATTGTTGGATTCATTGTGATCGCCTTGTTTCTAC